One genomic region from Athalia rosae chromosome 3, iyAthRosa1.1, whole genome shotgun sequence encodes:
- the LOC105686881 gene encoding zinc finger FYVE domain-containing protein 9 isoform X2 — protein MSTARGHSILSRSNTMEKFAVDIDKVLDEFEFNEDRAEQIASLPLLKSDENSLIASDDSHSVPQKNYNQPVSESEKVADIITSSTNPDGSPVDISNTIIAKSYNNSDNQNDNLNIHRKIARSESRESGNNFYTQEFLAENKLQHKQSVDSYDSDTPTLTIHNDIASKPLQKKQNENTIIKLKNSYDKKLNQPAAKPSVSNVFSSLNEYINASSTRLDNLDNKIIKQDSSDANMCEGVCENNDTPKVVDTVEVSIMTSINLTSESSSAESKTDNTANTASNVRKISTTVPPEYQNILLPVKLETVGVADSKDSAEVNVEDGNISLLQNLREIDKEPLYTNTTLPAVVDRPKESSSIIDRPEHVYENVYIGTDIPKSQELYATVNKGKLKSAETKNQEEIKHTYENVDFDEPKKLAKTDDKENVYECLYIGNRENFPETTTELEIAAKKITDQLHVSEKSSEQDSKGINLAKLVFQTVQLGIPETENKPVGFSHIDDLSEEELSKYLADLEAEERAQEANTSYENAMTSTYRDSENLVKNKFLNLREDDEDANEAPIFESVIIGELPKVSKVELQEKAKKFPVIDYSKSGPSNEGGTGGDFLVRKGSEKFPELTKVISEVKEEKGKGRKSKKTNEKMRKTSDNSEPSIENIKTQDDDLKSNKTEETSAANPNSSLETQESVPSVAPNEATEYDKSIQESKQEYSSSDKNFQVNSNSDANKANSNPNIPGPSSCTPNIVSCDPEHSKANDPSELNHVKQSPDNDGHSQHGNISCAMGNDEVDFQNSTTDNHENDVDAERPPRPLTLDIVSTVNMEEQHAESSGTAVRDTERAETDGEREADASPNASETSSLECSMVLGKQPPFWVPDSEAPFCMLCEAKFTLIKRRHHCRACGKVLCSKCCGMKYRLEYQGNIDSRVCLPCYQLLVRESGGDLPSDYGHFSDRDINSPHGRQPNPNNPMEYCSTIPPLQQLAGSLPSPPTVMVPVGVLKREGSTKQRPEGPKSVMFSDGIRPGCDLTELDSSWDPKPPYRKPRNKRLPTPPGPSSTSTMAKRQNLPPLDPNTNSYIPQDPNLLPPTVTIHKGQISYHDVLDQTRLYESLKNECEPPIMFAINRNLYAYVKITNLSCCVNRICWNVTSRGLACVGQDEVILLVETLPGDTLIPKDLLVHINLIYVEAIKGNTITELGVSIHQGGNLLGSREHAGFLFIRQTFQCLQRIVLPPPPFLVGLLVHRWETPWAKVFPLRLVLRLGAEYRYYPCPLVSVRFRDAVYSEIGHTIMKVLADFRNFAYTLPGVRGLAIHMQDRTTDVMFPKNRYDQVIRGLNNSNDHVLAYASNFSTTADSHLVCIQTNTGDESNYQTQAINIHNKPRRVTGASFVVINGALKSSMGLSAKSSIVEDGLMVQIMPEKMEALKAALKNMQDFSIGCGPQGAAEPDETVNIKWVDNDMQFNIGVKSPIDSKPMDGIPSIRVHNGTDYMGTSRFIRWTEVFIIRSDDHPNGVHDPVDINRLSESIARATCAALVKLLDLLATAGLTKIAVRTTIHPDNVGYEAGSEGTRLPPIYMKSLDNELIQVLHKAAQSSQETYTVLELIFHVLDD, from the exons ATGTCAACTGCTAGAGGCCACTCTATTTTGAGCCGTTCAAACACCATGGAAAAGTTTGCTGTCGATATAGACAAAGTACTTGATGAGTTCGAATTCAACGAAG ATCGTGCAGAACAGATTGCATCTTTACCTCTGTTAAAAAGTGATGAAAACTCCTTGATAGCTAGTGATGATTCACACTCGGTGCCTCAAAAGAATTATAATCAGCCAGTGTCCGAGAGTGAAAAAGTAGCAGACATTATAACCAGTTCCACGAACCCAGATGGAAGCCCGGTCGATATTTCTAACACGATAATAGCTAAATCCTACAATAATAGTGATAACcaaaatgataatttgaaCATACATAGAAAAATTGCAAGATCGGAAAGCAGAGAGTCAGGAAACAATTTTTACACCCAGGAATTCTTGGCTGAGAATAAGCTTCAACATAAACAGTCGGTAGATAGTTATGACTCTGATACACCGACATTGACTATTCACAATGATATAGCAAGTAAACCCCTTCAGAAAAAGCAGAATGAAAATACTATCATCAAACTTAAAAACAGCTATGACAAAAAACTGAATCAACCTGCTGCTAAACCAAGTGTAAGCAATGTATTCAGCAGTTTGAATGAATACATCAATGCATCCAGTACTAGGTTGGATAATctagataataaaataattaaacaagaTTCCAGTGATGCAAATATGTGCGAAGGAGTTTGTGAAAACAACGATACCCCCAAAGTCGTTGATACTGTTGAAGTTTCCATCATGACCTCGATAAATCTTACCTCAGAAAGTAGCAGTGCAGAATCAAAAACAGATAATACAGCAAACACTGCGAGTAATgttagaaaaatatcaactaCAGTTCCTCCAGAGTATCAAAACATTCTGTTACCAGTCAAACTAGAGACAGTAGGTGTAGCCGACAGTAAAGATAGCGCTGAAGTCAATGTTGAGGATGGCAATATTAGTTTGCTACAAAATTTGCGAGAGATAGATAAAGAACCATTGTACACAAATACAACTTTACCTGCAGTTGTTGACAGACCAAAGGAGTCCTCGAGTATCATAGATAGGCCTGAACATGTTTACGAAAACGTTTATATTGGAACTGATATCCCCAAATCACAAGAATTATATGCTACCGTGAATAAAGGCAAACTAAAATCTGCAGAGACTAAGAATCAAGAAGAAATCAAACATACTTATGAAAATGTAGACTTTGATGAGCCAAAGAAATTAGCAAAGACTGATGACAAAGAGAATGTATACGAGTGCCTCTACATTGGtaatagagaaaattttcctgaAACTACAACTGAGCTTGAAATAGCAGCCAAAAAGATAACGGATCAGCTCCATGTTAGTGAAAAAAGTTCCGAACAGGACAGTAAAGGAATCAATCTTGCTAAACTGGTATTTCAAACCGTGCAACTTGGTATACCAGAAACGGAAAACAAACCTGTTGGATTCAGTCACATCGATGATTTATCTGAGGAAGAATTAAGTAAGTACTTGGCAGATTTAGAAGCCGAAGAAAGAGCACAAGAAGCAAATACTTCGTACGAAAATGCAATGACGAGTACTTACAGGGACTCTGAAAACttagttaaaaataaatttctaaacTTACGAGAAGACGACGAGGATGCAAACGAGGCACCCATATTTGAAAGTGTTATTATTGGGGAGTTACCTAAAGTCTCAAAAGTGGAATTGCAGGAAAAAGCTAAGAAATTTCCAGTTATTGATTATAGCAAGAGCGGACCAAGCAATGAAGGGGGAACTGGAGGTGATTTTTTAGTGAGGAAAggttccgaaaaatttcccgaacTTACAAAGGTTATTTCCGAGGTGAAGGAAGAGaagggaaagggaagaaaaagtaaaaagaccAATGAGAAGATGAGAAAGACCTCGGATAATTCGGAACCAAGTatcgaaaatatcaaaacaCAAGACGATGATCTTAAATCCAATAAAACTGAGGAAACTAGTGCAGCTAATCCTAATTCTAGTttagagacccaagaatctgTACCTTCTGTGGCACCTAATGAAGCAACAGAATATGACAAAAGCATCCAAGAATCCAAACAAGAATACTCTTCTAGTGATAAAAACTTTCAAGTCAACTCAAACTCTGATGCTAACAAGGCTAATTCTAATCCCAACATTCCCGGTCCATCCTCATGTACTCCAAACATAGTTTCATGTGACCCTGAACATTCTAAGGCTAATGACCCATCTGAACTTAATCATGTTAAGCAATCTCCCGATAATGATGGTCACAGCCAACATGGTAACATTTCTTGCGCTATGGGGAATGACGAagtagattttcaaaatagcaCTACTGACAACCATGAGAATGATGTGGACGCTGAGCGGCCTCCAAGGCCATTAACTTTGGATATTGTGTCAACGGTGAATATGGAAGAACAACATGCAG AATCTTCCGGTACGGCTGTTAGGGATACTGAACGGGCAGAAACTGATGGTGAGAGAGAAGCGGACGCATCGCCCAATGCTTCGGAAACTTCATCATTAGAATGTAGCATGGTATTAGGAAAACAACCTCCGTTCTGGGTACCTGATAGCGAAGCACCGTTTTGCATGCTTTGCGAAGCCAAGTTCACATTAATAAAAAGGCGGCATCATTGTCGCGCCTGTGGCAAAGTATTGTGCAGCAAATGTTGCGGCATGAAGTACAGATTGGAATATCAAGGCAACATTGATTCACGCGTATGCTTGCCATGTTATCAGTTGCTTGTCAGAG AAAGCGGCGGAGATTTGCCAAGTGACTATGGCCATTTTTCTGACAGGGACATAAACTCACCACAC GGGAGACAGCCAAATCCGAATAATCCGATGGAGTATTGTTCAACTATACCACCTTTACAACAGCTAGCTGGCAGCTTACCATCTCCACCAACCGTTATGGTCCCTGTTGGTGTATTAAAGAGGGAAGGTAGTACAAAACAGCGACCCGAAGGACCGAAATCTGTCATGTTTAGCGATG GAATAAGGCCTGGCTGTGACCTGACAGAGCTCGATTCATCCTGGGATCCTAAGCCACCTTATCGGAAGCCTAGAAATAAAAGATTACCTACTCCCCCAGGGCCTTCGTCGACATCTACAATGGCCAAGAGGCAGAATCTGCCGCCATTAGATCCAAATACAAACAGTTACATACCGCAGGATCCAAATCTATTGCCACCAACTGTAACTATCCACAAAGGCC AAATTAGTTATCACGACGTTTTGGACCAAACTCGACTTTACGAGTCATTGAAGAATGAGTGCGAACCCCCGATAATGTTTGCCATTAATAGGAATCTCTATGCTTATGTGAAAATAACTAATT TAAGTTGTTGCGTCAACAGGATATGCTGGAACGTTACATCCAGAGGCTTGGCCTGTGTTGGCCAAGATGAGGTCATATTATTAGTAGAGACTTTACCTGGAGATACTCTTATCCCAAAGGATCTTCTCGTGCATATCAATTTAATATATGTTGAGGCAATCAAAG gcAATACGATAACAGAGCTTGGTGTATCGATACATCAGGGTGGAAACTTGTTAGGATCTCGAGAGCATGCGGGAttcctttttattcgtcaAACCTTCCAGTGCCTACAAAGAATTGTTTTGCCGCCTCCGCCATTTCTCGTTGGCCTTTTAGTTCATAG gTGGGAAACACCTTGGGCAAAGGTTTTCCCTTTACGACTGGTGTTGCGCCTTGGTGCGGAATATCGTTACTATCCATGCCCTCTAGTTTCAGTTAGATTTCGGGATGCTGTGTATTCTGAGATTGGGCATACTATAATGAAAGTTCTGGCTGACTTCAGAAACTTTGCTTATACCCTACCAGGCGTCAGAGGTTTGGCTATTCATATGCAGGACAGAACAACCGACGTTATGTTTccaaaaaatcgatacgaCCAGGTCATCCGAGGACTCAACAACTCTAATGATCACGTACTGGCATATGCCTCAAACTTCAGCACAACAGCGGACTCTCATTTAGTCTGCATACAAACCAACACTGGTGATGAGAGCAACTATCAAACGCAAGCAATTAACATTCACAATAAACCGAGAAGAG TAACGGGGGCTAGTTTTGTGGTCATTAATGGTGCTCTGAAATCATCAATGGGGCTTTCTGCAAAATCTAGTATCGTAGAGGATGGACTGATGGTGCAGATAATGCCGGAAAAAATGGAAGCGCTTAAGGCCGCATTAAAAAATATgcaagatttttcaatcggcTGCGGACCTCAAGGCGCTGCTGAACCAGACGAAACTGTCAACATCAAATGGGTTGATAACGACATGCAATTCAACATTGG TGTGAAAAGCCCGATTGACAGTAAACCAATGGATGGTATACCATCGATTAGAGTTCATAACGGAACTGACTACATGGGAACTAGTCGGTTCATACGTTGGACGGAAGTATTCATTATCAGG TCCGATGATCATCCAAACGGCGTTCACGATCCGGTAGACATCAATAGATTATCAGAAAGTATAGCACGTGCAACTTGTGCAGCACTAGTCAAGTTATTAGATCTTTTAGCTACCGCTGGCCTCACCAAAATTGCAGTGAGAACGACTATACATCCCGACAAT gttGGTTATGAGGCTGGCAGCGAAGGAACACGATTACCGCCTATCTATATGAAAAGTCTTGACAACGAGCTAATTCAGGTACTCCATAAGGCAGCGCAAAGCAGCCAAGAAACTTATACAGTTCTAGAATTGATATTTCATGTGTTAGATGACTGA
- the LOC105686881 gene encoding zinc finger FYVE domain-containing protein 9 isoform X5 has translation MSTARGHSILSRSNTMEKFAVDIDKVLDEFEFNEDRAEQIASLPLLKSDENSLIASDDSHSVPQKNYNQPVSESEKVADIITSSTNPDGSPVDISNTIIAKSYNNSDNQNDNLNIHRKIARSESRESGNNFYTQEFLAENKLQHKQSVDSYDSDTPTLTIHNDIASKPLQKKQNENTIIKLKNSYDKKLNQPAAKPSVSNVFSSLNEYINASSTRLDNLDNKIIKQDSSDANMCEGVCENNDTPKVVDTVEVSIMTSINLTSESSSAESKTDNTANTASNVRKISTTVPPEYQNILLPVKLETVGVADSKDSAEVNVEDGNISLLQNLREIDKEPLYTNTTLPAVVDRPKESSSIIDRPEHVYENVYIGTDIPKSQELYATVNKGKLKSAETKNQEEIKHTYENVDFDEPKKLAKTDDKENVYECLYIGNRENFPETTTELEIAAKKITDQLHVSEKSSEQDSKGINLAKLVFQTVQLGIPETENKPVGFSHIDDLSEEELSKYLADLEAEERAQEANTSYENAMTSTYRDSENLVKNKFLNLREDDEDANEAPIFESVIIGELPKVSKVELQEKAKKFPVIDYSKSGPSNEGGTGGDFLVRKGSEKFPELTKVISEVKEEKGKGRKSKKTNEKMRKTSDNSEPSIENIKTQDDDLKSNKTEETSAANPNSSLETQESVPSVAPNEATEYDKSIQESKQEYSSSDKNFQVNSNSDANKANSNPNIPGPSSCTPNIVSCDPEHSKANDPSELNHVKQSPDNDGHSQHGNISCAMGNDEVDFQNSTTDNHENDVDAERPPRPLTLDIVSTVNMEEQHAGESSGTAVRDTERAETDGEREADASPNASETSSLECSMVLGKQPPFWVPDSEAPFCMLCEAKFTLIKRRHHCRACGKVLCSKCCGMKYRLEYQGNIDSRVCLPCYQLLVRESGGDLPSDYGHFSDRDINSPHLAGSLPSPPTVMVPVGVLKREGSTKQRPEGPKSVMFSDGPSSTSTMAKRQNLPPLDPNTNSYIPQDPNLLPPTVTIHKGQISYHDVLDQTRLYESLKNECEPPIMFAINRNLYAYVKITNLSCCVNRICWNVTSRGLACVGQDEVILLVETLPGDTLIPKDLLVHINLIYVEAIKGNTITELGVSIHQGGNLLGSREHAGFLFIRQTFQCLQRIVLPPPPFLVGLLVHRWETPWAKVFPLRLVLRLGAEYRYYPCPLVSVRFRDAVYSEIGHTIMKVLADFRNFAYTLPGVRGLAIHMQDRTTDVMFPKNRYDQVIRGLNNSNDHVLAYASNFSTTADSHLVCIQTNTGDESNYQTQAINIHNKPRRVTGASFVVINGALKSSMGLSAKSSIVEDGLMVQIMPEKMEALKAALKNMQDFSIGCGPQGAAEPDETVNIKWVDNDMQFNIGVKSPIDSKPMDGIPSIRVHNGTDYMGTSRFIRWTEVFIIRSDDHPNGVHDPVDINRLSESIARATCAALVKLLDLLATAGLTKIAVRTTIHPDNVGYEAGSEGTRLPPIYMKSLDNELIQVLHKAAQSSQETYTVLELIFHVLDD, from the exons ATGTCAACTGCTAGAGGCCACTCTATTTTGAGCCGTTCAAACACCATGGAAAAGTTTGCTGTCGATATAGACAAAGTACTTGATGAGTTCGAATTCAACGAAG ATCGTGCAGAACAGATTGCATCTTTACCTCTGTTAAAAAGTGATGAAAACTCCTTGATAGCTAGTGATGATTCACACTCGGTGCCTCAAAAGAATTATAATCAGCCAGTGTCCGAGAGTGAAAAAGTAGCAGACATTATAACCAGTTCCACGAACCCAGATGGAAGCCCGGTCGATATTTCTAACACGATAATAGCTAAATCCTACAATAATAGTGATAACcaaaatgataatttgaaCATACATAGAAAAATTGCAAGATCGGAAAGCAGAGAGTCAGGAAACAATTTTTACACCCAGGAATTCTTGGCTGAGAATAAGCTTCAACATAAACAGTCGGTAGATAGTTATGACTCTGATACACCGACATTGACTATTCACAATGATATAGCAAGTAAACCCCTTCAGAAAAAGCAGAATGAAAATACTATCATCAAACTTAAAAACAGCTATGACAAAAAACTGAATCAACCTGCTGCTAAACCAAGTGTAAGCAATGTATTCAGCAGTTTGAATGAATACATCAATGCATCCAGTACTAGGTTGGATAATctagataataaaataattaaacaagaTTCCAGTGATGCAAATATGTGCGAAGGAGTTTGTGAAAACAACGATACCCCCAAAGTCGTTGATACTGTTGAAGTTTCCATCATGACCTCGATAAATCTTACCTCAGAAAGTAGCAGTGCAGAATCAAAAACAGATAATACAGCAAACACTGCGAGTAATgttagaaaaatatcaactaCAGTTCCTCCAGAGTATCAAAACATTCTGTTACCAGTCAAACTAGAGACAGTAGGTGTAGCCGACAGTAAAGATAGCGCTGAAGTCAATGTTGAGGATGGCAATATTAGTTTGCTACAAAATTTGCGAGAGATAGATAAAGAACCATTGTACACAAATACAACTTTACCTGCAGTTGTTGACAGACCAAAGGAGTCCTCGAGTATCATAGATAGGCCTGAACATGTTTACGAAAACGTTTATATTGGAACTGATATCCCCAAATCACAAGAATTATATGCTACCGTGAATAAAGGCAAACTAAAATCTGCAGAGACTAAGAATCAAGAAGAAATCAAACATACTTATGAAAATGTAGACTTTGATGAGCCAAAGAAATTAGCAAAGACTGATGACAAAGAGAATGTATACGAGTGCCTCTACATTGGtaatagagaaaattttcctgaAACTACAACTGAGCTTGAAATAGCAGCCAAAAAGATAACGGATCAGCTCCATGTTAGTGAAAAAAGTTCCGAACAGGACAGTAAAGGAATCAATCTTGCTAAACTGGTATTTCAAACCGTGCAACTTGGTATACCAGAAACGGAAAACAAACCTGTTGGATTCAGTCACATCGATGATTTATCTGAGGAAGAATTAAGTAAGTACTTGGCAGATTTAGAAGCCGAAGAAAGAGCACAAGAAGCAAATACTTCGTACGAAAATGCAATGACGAGTACTTACAGGGACTCTGAAAACttagttaaaaataaatttctaaacTTACGAGAAGACGACGAGGATGCAAACGAGGCACCCATATTTGAAAGTGTTATTATTGGGGAGTTACCTAAAGTCTCAAAAGTGGAATTGCAGGAAAAAGCTAAGAAATTTCCAGTTATTGATTATAGCAAGAGCGGACCAAGCAATGAAGGGGGAACTGGAGGTGATTTTTTAGTGAGGAAAggttccgaaaaatttcccgaacTTACAAAGGTTATTTCCGAGGTGAAGGAAGAGaagggaaagggaagaaaaagtaaaaagaccAATGAGAAGATGAGAAAGACCTCGGATAATTCGGAACCAAGTatcgaaaatatcaaaacaCAAGACGATGATCTTAAATCCAATAAAACTGAGGAAACTAGTGCAGCTAATCCTAATTCTAGTttagagacccaagaatctgTACCTTCTGTGGCACCTAATGAAGCAACAGAATATGACAAAAGCATCCAAGAATCCAAACAAGAATACTCTTCTAGTGATAAAAACTTTCAAGTCAACTCAAACTCTGATGCTAACAAGGCTAATTCTAATCCCAACATTCCCGGTCCATCCTCATGTACTCCAAACATAGTTTCATGTGACCCTGAACATTCTAAGGCTAATGACCCATCTGAACTTAATCATGTTAAGCAATCTCCCGATAATGATGGTCACAGCCAACATGGTAACATTTCTTGCGCTATGGGGAATGACGAagtagattttcaaaatagcaCTACTGACAACCATGAGAATGATGTGGACGCTGAGCGGCCTCCAAGGCCATTAACTTTGGATATTGTGTCAACGGTGAATATGGAAGAACAACATGCAGGTG AATCTTCCGGTACGGCTGTTAGGGATACTGAACGGGCAGAAACTGATGGTGAGAGAGAAGCGGACGCATCGCCCAATGCTTCGGAAACTTCATCATTAGAATGTAGCATGGTATTAGGAAAACAACCTCCGTTCTGGGTACCTGATAGCGAAGCACCGTTTTGCATGCTTTGCGAAGCCAAGTTCACATTAATAAAAAGGCGGCATCATTGTCGCGCCTGTGGCAAAGTATTGTGCAGCAAATGTTGCGGCATGAAGTACAGATTGGAATATCAAGGCAACATTGATTCACGCGTATGCTTGCCATGTTATCAGTTGCTTGTCAGAG AAAGCGGCGGAGATTTGCCAAGTGACTATGGCCATTTTTCTGACAGGGACATAAACTCACCACAC CTAGCTGGCAGCTTACCATCTCCACCAACCGTTATGGTCCCTGTTGGTGTATTAAAGAGGGAAGGTAGTACAAAACAGCGACCCGAAGGACCGAAATCTGTCATGTTTAGCGATG GGCCTTCGTCGACATCTACAATGGCCAAGAGGCAGAATCTGCCGCCATTAGATCCAAATACAAACAGTTACATACCGCAGGATCCAAATCTATTGCCACCAACTGTAACTATCCACAAAGGCC AAATTAGTTATCACGACGTTTTGGACCAAACTCGACTTTACGAGTCATTGAAGAATGAGTGCGAACCCCCGATAATGTTTGCCATTAATAGGAATCTCTATGCTTATGTGAAAATAACTAATT TAAGTTGTTGCGTCAACAGGATATGCTGGAACGTTACATCCAGAGGCTTGGCCTGTGTTGGCCAAGATGAGGTCATATTATTAGTAGAGACTTTACCTGGAGATACTCTTATCCCAAAGGATCTTCTCGTGCATATCAATTTAATATATGTTGAGGCAATCAAAG gcAATACGATAACAGAGCTTGGTGTATCGATACATCAGGGTGGAAACTTGTTAGGATCTCGAGAGCATGCGGGAttcctttttattcgtcaAACCTTCCAGTGCCTACAAAGAATTGTTTTGCCGCCTCCGCCATTTCTCGTTGGCCTTTTAGTTCATAG gTGGGAAACACCTTGGGCAAAGGTTTTCCCTTTACGACTGGTGTTGCGCCTTGGTGCGGAATATCGTTACTATCCATGCCCTCTAGTTTCAGTTAGATTTCGGGATGCTGTGTATTCTGAGATTGGGCATACTATAATGAAAGTTCTGGCTGACTTCAGAAACTTTGCTTATACCCTACCAGGCGTCAGAGGTTTGGCTATTCATATGCAGGACAGAACAACCGACGTTATGTTTccaaaaaatcgatacgaCCAGGTCATCCGAGGACTCAACAACTCTAATGATCACGTACTGGCATATGCCTCAAACTTCAGCACAACAGCGGACTCTCATTTAGTCTGCATACAAACCAACACTGGTGATGAGAGCAACTATCAAACGCAAGCAATTAACATTCACAATAAACCGAGAAGAG TAACGGGGGCTAGTTTTGTGGTCATTAATGGTGCTCTGAAATCATCAATGGGGCTTTCTGCAAAATCTAGTATCGTAGAGGATGGACTGATGGTGCAGATAATGCCGGAAAAAATGGAAGCGCTTAAGGCCGCATTAAAAAATATgcaagatttttcaatcggcTGCGGACCTCAAGGCGCTGCTGAACCAGACGAAACTGTCAACATCAAATGGGTTGATAACGACATGCAATTCAACATTGG TGTGAAAAGCCCGATTGACAGTAAACCAATGGATGGTATACCATCGATTAGAGTTCATAACGGAACTGACTACATGGGAACTAGTCGGTTCATACGTTGGACGGAAGTATTCATTATCAGG TCCGATGATCATCCAAACGGCGTTCACGATCCGGTAGACATCAATAGATTATCAGAAAGTATAGCACGTGCAACTTGTGCAGCACTAGTCAAGTTATTAGATCTTTTAGCTACCGCTGGCCTCACCAAAATTGCAGTGAGAACGACTATACATCCCGACAAT gttGGTTATGAGGCTGGCAGCGAAGGAACACGATTACCGCCTATCTATATGAAAAGTCTTGACAACGAGCTAATTCAGGTACTCCATAAGGCAGCGCAAAGCAGCCAAGAAACTTATACAGTTCTAGAATTGATATTTCATGTGTTAGATGACTGA